Proteins encoded by one window of Lathyrus oleraceus cultivar Zhongwan6 chromosome 1, CAAS_Psat_ZW6_1.0, whole genome shotgun sequence:
- the LOC127093380 gene encoding uncharacterized protein LOC127093380, whose protein sequence is MNLSVAVGGALMDKPYDEAYELIENMTQNHFQWGRERVAVEKPITKSGMYEVNGIDCVNAKVDALTQKFESLARTPVATVAAITPNCELCGTPGHTNIDCQLLAGVPTDQVNYAQGNPYSNTYNPG, encoded by the coding sequence ATGAATTTAAGCGTTGCCGTTGGCGGTGCTTTAATGGACAAACCTTATGACGAAGCCTATGAACTCATAGAGAACATGACTCAAAATCATTTCCAATGGGGAAGAGAACGTGTTGCTGTAGAGAAACCAATTACGAAAAGCGGAATGTATGAAGTCAATGGCATAGACTGCGTCAATGCTAAAGTGGATGCGCTTACTCAAAAGTTTGAAAGCTTGGCCAGAACACCAGTAGCTACTGTAGCTGCTATAACACCAAACTGTGAATTATGTGGAACCCCTGGGCACACTAATATTGATTGTCAGTTATTAGCTGGTGTACCCACCGATCAAGTGAACTATGCCCAAGGAAACCCATATTCAAACACATACAATCCTGGTTAG
- the LOC127118755 gene encoding sphingoid long-chain bases kinase 1: MRDMLKSGSLSRNSTGSSNTTSKSAASAAAAAALRLSSPQQSFRRLGLCSQISTSGEHSSPIVFPEKRGKLKASKKATDAVRPGGGADQDAAAKNFEHRIDIGGGGGGGGDEKSDLLGYVVFSGKLVLDKRKISVNNNKSDAQQTSFDTTNQASVDAKLTSKALLWGSHLLHLDDVISVSYHAGLKHFTVHSYPMKKASCGLSCFIKSRRSRKDFRFVATTIEEAIQWVGGFADQHCFVNCLPHPLVSSKKQASSELFQTDTPPELLFRCKTPPKMLVILNPRSGRGRSSKVFHDTVEPIFRLAGFRLEVVKTTSAGHARNLASTVDISTCPDGIICVGGDGIINEVVNGLLSRDNQKEGISIPIGIIPAGSDNSLVWTVLGVRDPISAAMAIVKGGLTATDVFAVEWIQNNKIHFGLTVSYYGFVSDVLELSEKYQKRFGPLRYFVAGFLKFLCLPRYSYEVEYLPASKAEREGKLSGEKEVVDISELYTDIMGRSNKDGLPRASSLSSIDSIMTPSRISGGDLDTCSSTHASTEPSELVRGLDPKSKRLSSGRSNITSEPEVIHPQLPLSTTPNWPRTRSKSRNDRGWTGLTTTHDTSKWGNTTNDREDISSTLSDPGPIWDAEPKWDAEANWDAENPIELPGPPDDTEVGSTKEAVPHFGEKWVVSKGQFVGILVCNHACRTVQSSQVVAPKAEHDDNTLDLIMVHGSGRLRLLRFFLLLQMGRHLSLPYVEYVKVKSVRIKSGKHTHSGCGIDGELFALNGQIISSLLPEQCRLIGRFRM, from the exons ATGAGAGATATGCTCAAGAGTGGTAGTCTTTCCCGTAATTCTACTGGTAGTAGTAACACCACCTCTAAGTCTGCTGCATCCGCTGCTGCCGCCGCCGCACTTAGACTCTCTTCACCTCAACAGTCTTTCAGACGTTTAGGATTGTGTTCCCAGATTTCTACTTCCGGGGAACACTCTTCTCCTATTGTCTTCCCTGAAAAACGTGGTAAACTCAAGGCTTCCAAGAAGGCTACTGATGCGGTTAGGCCGGGAGGTGGTGCTGATCAGGATGCCGCGGCTAAGAATTTTGAGCATAGGATTGACATAGgaggtggtggtggtggtggagGAGATGAGAAGTCTGATTTGTTAGGGTATGTAGTATTCTCTGGAAAATTGGTTTTGGATAAGAGGAAGATTTCTGTAAATAACAATAAAAGTGATGCTCAACAAACTTCTTTTGACACTACCAACCAAGCCTCTGTGGATGCCAAACTAACAAGCAAAGCTTTACTTTGGGGATCTCATCTGCTGCACCTTGACGATGTCATCTCG GTTTCTTATCATGCTGGTCTTAAACATTTCACAGTGCACTCGTATCCAATGAAAAAGGCTTCATGTGGTCTTTCTTGTTTTATTAAATCTCGAAGGAGTCGCAAGGACTTTCGTTTTGTGGCTACTACAATAGAAGAGGCAATTCAGTGGGTTGGTGGTTTTGCTGATCAACACTGTTTCGTTAACTGTCTTCCTCACCCTTTAGTGTCTTCCAAGAAGCAAGCGTCCTCGGAATTGTTTCAAACCGATACCCCTCCTGAATTGCTCTTCAGATGCAAAACTCCACCCAAGATGCTTGTAATTTTGAACCCACGCTCAGGCAGAGGTCGTTCAAGTAAAGTTTTCCATGATACCGTGGAGCCAATTTTTAGG CTTGCTGGGTTTAGATTGGAGGTGGTCAAAACAACATCTGCTGGTCATGCCAGAAATCTTGCATCCACTGTAGACATCAGCACTTGCCCTGATG GTATTATATGTGTTGGTGGTGATGGGATAATCAATGAG GTTGTTAATGGTCTCCTTAGTAGAGACaatcaaaaggaaggaatatCTATACCTATTGGAATTATACCAGCTGGTTCTGATAACTCACTGGTATGGACTGTTCTAGGAGTTAGGGATCCGATTTCTGCGGCAATGGCTATTGTGAAG GGGGGCCTTACCGCTACAGATGTCTTTGCTGTTGAGTGGATTCAGAATAATAAAATTCACTTTGGATTAACAGTCTCATATTATGGTTTTGTTAGTGATG TGCTGGAACTTTCTGAAAAATATCAGAAGCGCTTTGGCCCACTGCGGTATTTTGTTGCTGGATTTCTCAAGTTCTTATGCTTACCGCGATACAGCTATGAAGTTGAATATCTTCCAGCATCAAAAGCTGAGAGAGAAGGAAAGCTTTCTGGTGAAAAGGAAGTAGTAGACATATCGGAGCTGTATACTGACATCATGGGTCGATCAAATAAGGATGGATTGCCCAGGGCATCTAGTCTTTCAAGTATCGACTCGATAATGACTCCGAGTCGGATATCTGGTGGAGATCTGGATACCTGCAGTAGCACTCATGCTAGCACTGAACCTTCTGAATTGGTGCGTGGCTTAGATCCAAAGTCAAAACGTCTATCATCTGGAAGGAGCAATATCACATCAGAGCCAGAAGTCATCCATCCACAGCTGCCTCTGTCTACAACTCCAAACTGGCCACGAACCAGATCTAAGTCAAGGAATGATAGAGGATGGACTGGATTGACCACCACACATGATACCTCTAAATGGGGGAATACAACAAATGATAGAGAGGATATATCATCTACACTGTCTGACCCAGGTCCTATATGGGATGCTGAACCAAAATGGGATGCAGAGGCTAATTGGGATGCGGAAAACCCCATTGAGTTGCCAGGGCCACCAGATGATACCGAAGTAGGATCTACGAAGGAGGCTGTGCCTCATTTTGGAGAGAAATGGGTTGTGTCAAAGGGACAGTTTGTTGGCATTCTGGTTTGCAACCATGCTTGTAGAACTGTTCAGAGCTCCCAGGTAGTTGCTCCCAAGGCTGAGCACGACGATAACACTCTAGATCTGATCATGGTTCATGGGAGTGGAAGGCTGAGGCTGTTGAGATTTTTTTTACTTCTACAGATGGGCCGACACCTTTCACTGCCATATGTTGAATATGTGAAG GTAAAATCTGTCAGAATAAAGTCTGGAAAACACACTCACAGCGGATGTGGGATTGATGGTGAGCTTTTTGCACTTAATGGACAAATAATTTCTTCTTTACTTCCAGAACAATGCAGGCTTATTGGTCGCTTCCGTATGTGA